From a single Syngnathus scovelli strain Florida chromosome 2, RoL_Ssco_1.2, whole genome shotgun sequence genomic region:
- the dzip1 gene encoding cilium assembly protein DZIP1 isoform X4, whose product MPFQDGIYYPYSSDTQGNHSSAGIPSLLNSPLSQPSVKVHSALGMAPSSAPPTILPFRFRQRRESVDWRRIHAVDIDQVISQLDVDILQEHISTVTFCSLDGERCQRCQSPVDRALIKILQLAQLTVEWLLHCQECLTLNLQAAEERLASANMQQEQLLAHLKKQEESMMEMTAELKKRNKIIRKQQTLFAPHITNSQKCAFCKKKFLSASFLQSHMQRRHPDESDMQLQSSSEEKSQIQALKLEMNSLKEQIGQQQQILEAKAAENQKLQRHMEESELQMRESEKKSQIESLKLEIKNLKDLIQHQHIIQARSTEDEKQQSKDKDLLKELDHFKAVEMVQIQAIQKLEHQQKQQDKKWEARLVKITTHYESEKNDLQKELKRLQSAMSENQELSKRQLQEMRRKMQEKEQTIRDQREQIQNTSSNIPAKAHKVSVVGSAPAPEPKPKKVVLEELISVPQLDPIQELSEEEEDLTTIPEKRPVEKKPEPFPEKKARVPVRRNPNKTEIKRHLEQVVLTKLETVGVKPDQKKLKTKELRSILANIHTKQQSLAKKFPDYWHHRADILNTLEQQLALKKKDSNLQSLDKSRHSSQVLQTRPRSSSLPSKTSQGISEAVARQAKTPQPAPRVKTTIQPKTSTPSHKTAHKEHAPKMPPFSSFVDSEDEDTDMEDTESPQQQWGKPSHVTTNKQEAVQITARKSNLIQAMPAPAGLSSFNSQLSGGVNKTAAVMKIGNDNHDEIYEDDFSDVSELQEIDSRQLQSFKDQNGNVEKTSFGKENKVSELARRIESQVANKVSKKPVGGVSVLPEANDEVHEFLSSDLEESSDDAHSSFEDRQGKSKPAHNSGTTVRSHDSPSTSVWDSSTGKDTSIGKAPRSGLTEAGTGSTLKSSLCYLSDICDSEDFNN is encoded by the exons ATG CCATTTCAGGACGGCATATACTACCCTTATAGCAGTGACACCCAGGGGAATCATTCATCAGCAGGGATCCCATCTCTCCTGAATTCCCCACTCAGCCAGCCCTCCGTAAAGGTCCATTCTGCACTAGGCATGGCTCCTTCCAGTGCGCCACCCACCATACTGCCTTTCAGGTTCCGCCAGCGTAGGGAGAGTGTAGACTGGCGGCGAATCCACGCTGTAGATATTGATCAGGTGATTAGCCAACTAGATGTGGATATCCTACAGGAGCACATAAGCACCGTGACCTTCTGCAGCTTGGATGGAGAGCGGTGTCAGCGCTGTCAGAGCCCTGTGGACCGAGCGCTCATCAAGATTCTCCAGTTGGCCCAACTCACTGTCGAATGGCTCCTCCACTGTCAGGAATGTCTCACGCTCAATCTGCAAGCAGCGGAGGAGAGGTTGGCAAGTGCCAACATGCAACAGGAGCAGCTACTGGCCCACTTGAAGAAGCAGGAGGAAAGCATGATGGAGATGACGGCCGAGCTCAAGAAACGGAATAAGATTATACGCAAACAGCAAACCCTGTTTGCTCCACATATCACCAACAGTCAAAAG tgcgcgttttgtAAAAAGAAGTTCCTCTCTGCATCATTTCTTCAAAGTCACATGCAGCGGCGCCACCCCGATGAGAGCGATATGC AGTTACAATCAAGCAGTGAGGAGAAATCTCAGATCCAAGCCCTGAAATTGGAGATGAACAGTCTGAAGGAGCAAATTGGTCAACAGCAACAAATATTGGAAGCCAAAGCGGCCGAG AATCAAAAGCTGCAGCGACACATGGAGGAGAGTGAGCTAC AGATGCGAGAAAGCGAGAAGAAATCTCAGATCGAAAGCCTCAAACTGGAGATTAAAAATCTGAAGGATCTTATTCAACACCAACACATCATTCAAGCAAGATCAACAGAG GATGAAAAGCAACAGTCCAAGGACAAAGACCTGCTAAAGGAATTAGATCATTTTAAagcggtagagatggtgcagatACAAGCCATTCAAAAGCTGGAGCATCAACAGAAACAGCAG GACAAAAAATGGGAGGCCAGGCTGGTGAAAATCACAACACATTATGAGTCAGAAAAGAATGac TTGCAGAAAGAGTTGAAAAGATTGCAGTCAGCCATGTCGGAGAACCAGGAGCTGAGCAAGAGGCAGCTGCAGGAGATGCGGAGGAAGATGCAAGAGAAGGAGCAAACCATCCGGGATCAGAGGGAGCAG ATACAAAATACATCTTCAAACATACCCGCTAAAGCACATAAAGTATCAG TGGTAGGAAGTGCACCAGCTCCAGAGCCTAAACCAAAGAAAGTTGTACTTG AGGAGCTCATCTCTGTTCCTCAGCTGGATCCAATACAAGAGCTGTCAGAAGAGGAGGAAG ACTTGACCACCATCCCTGAGAAGAGGCCAGTGGAGAAAAAGCCTGAACCCTTTCCAGAGAAGAAAGCCAGGGTTCCCGTCAGAAGGAACCCCAATAAGACGGAAATCAAGCGACATCTTGAGCAAGTTGTTTTGACGAAACTGGAGACAGTGGGAGTGAAGCCG GATCAGAAAAAACTGAAGACCAAAGAGCTCAGGTCAATTCTTGCTAATATACACACAAAGCAACAGAGCCTTGCAAAGAAATTTCCCGACTATTGGCACCATCGTGCGGACATACTTAACACTTTGGAGCAGCAGCTGGCCTTGAAGAAGAAGGACAGCAATCTCCAGTCTTTGGACAAATCCAGACACTCTTCTCAGG TGTTGCAGACGCGCCCTCGATCCAGTAGTCTACCCTCCAAAACATCGCAGGGCATCTCTGAAGCCGTAGCCCGACAAGCCAAGACCCCCCAACCTGCACCAAGAGTCAAGACCACCATCCAACCAAAGACGTCTACACCTAGCCATAAAACTGCTCATAAAGAACACGCTCCCAA AATGCCGCCTTTCAGCTCCTTTGTGGATTCAGAAGATGAGGATACAGACATGGAGGACACTGAGTCTCCTCAACAACAATGGGGCAAACCTTCACACGTCACAACAAATAAGCAGGAAGCAGTTCAAATCACTGCAAGAAAATCCAATTTGATCCAGGCGATGCCAGCTCCAGCTGGTCTTTCATCCTTTAATAGCCAACTTTCTGGTGGTGTGAACAAGACAGCAGCTGTCATGAAGATAGGGAATGACAACCATGATGAGATCTATGAGGATGACTTTTCcgatgtcagtgagctgcaggaGATTGACTCCAGGCAGCTCCAAAGTTTCAAAGACCAGAATGGCAACGTAGAAAAGACATCCTTCGGTAAAG aaaacaaaGTGAGTGAGTTGGCAAGGAGAATTGAGAGTCAGGTTGCAAATAAAGTGTCAAAGAAACCCGTAGGGGGCGTGAGCGTCTTGCCAGAGGCCAATGATGAGGTTCACGAGTTCTTG TCTTCAGATCTGGAGGAGAGCAGCGATGACGCCCATTCCTCTTTTGAAGACAGACAAGGAAAATCGAAACCCGCCCACAACTCCGGAACAACGGTGAGGAGCCATGACTCACCTAGCACCAGCGTGTGGGACTCCTCCACAGGAAAAGACACGTCCATAGGAAAAGCTCCAAGATCAG GTTTGACTGAAGCTGGAACGGGGAGCACCTTGAAGAGCAGTCTGTGTTACCTCAGTGACATCTGTGACTCGGAAGATTTTAATAATTAA
- the dzip1 gene encoding cilium assembly protein DZIP1 isoform X3: MVRRARLDQPFQDGIYYPYSSDTQGNHSSAGIPSLLNSPLSQPSVKVHSALGMAPSSAPPTILPFRFRQRRESVDWRRIHAVDIDQVISQLDVDILQEHISTVTFCSLDGERCQRCQSPVDRALIKILQLAQLTVEWLLHCQECLTLNLQAAEERLASANMQQEQLLAHLKKQEESMMEMTAELKKRNKIIRKQQTLFAPHITNSQKCAFCKKKFLSASFLQSHMQRRHPDESDMQLQSSSEEKSQIQALKLEMNSLKEQIGQQQQILEAKAAENQKLQRHMEESELQMRESEKKSQIESLKLEIKNLKDLIQHQHIIQARSTEDEKQQSKDKDLLKELDHFKAVEMVQIQAIQKLEHQQKQQDKKWEARLVKITTHYESEKNDLQKELKRLQSAMSENQELSKRQLQEMRRKMQEKEQTIRDQREQIQNTSSNIPAKAHKVSVVGSAPAPEPKPKKVVLEELISVPQLDPIQELSEEEEDLTTIPEKRPVEKKPEPFPEKKARVPVRRNPNKTEIKRHLEQVVLTKLETVGVKPDQKKLKTKELRSILANIHTKQQSLAKKFPDYWHHRADILNTLEQQLALKKKDSNLQSLDKSRHSSQVLQTRPRSSSLPSKTSQGISEAVARQAKTPQPAPRVKTTIQPKTSTPSHKTAHKEHAPKMPPFSSFVDSEDEDTDMEDTESPQQQWGKPSHVTTNKQEAVQITARKSNLIQAMPAPAGLSSFNSQLSGGVNKTAAVMKIGNDNHDEIYEDDFSDVSELQEIDSRQLQSFKDQNGNVEKTSFGKENKVSELARRIESQVANKVSKKPVGGVSVLPEANDEVHEFLSSDLEESSDDAHSSFEDRQGKSKPAHNSGTTVRSHDSPSTSVWDSSTGKDTSIGKAPRSGLTEAGTGSTLKSSLCYLSDICDSEDFNN, encoded by the exons ATGGTAAGGAGAGCTCGGCTGGATCAG CCATTTCAGGACGGCATATACTACCCTTATAGCAGTGACACCCAGGGGAATCATTCATCAGCAGGGATCCCATCTCTCCTGAATTCCCCACTCAGCCAGCCCTCCGTAAAGGTCCATTCTGCACTAGGCATGGCTCCTTCCAGTGCGCCACCCACCATACTGCCTTTCAGGTTCCGCCAGCGTAGGGAGAGTGTAGACTGGCGGCGAATCCACGCTGTAGATATTGATCAGGTGATTAGCCAACTAGATGTGGATATCCTACAGGAGCACATAAGCACCGTGACCTTCTGCAGCTTGGATGGAGAGCGGTGTCAGCGCTGTCAGAGCCCTGTGGACCGAGCGCTCATCAAGATTCTCCAGTTGGCCCAACTCACTGTCGAATGGCTCCTCCACTGTCAGGAATGTCTCACGCTCAATCTGCAAGCAGCGGAGGAGAGGTTGGCAAGTGCCAACATGCAACAGGAGCAGCTACTGGCCCACTTGAAGAAGCAGGAGGAAAGCATGATGGAGATGACGGCCGAGCTCAAGAAACGGAATAAGATTATACGCAAACAGCAAACCCTGTTTGCTCCACATATCACCAACAGTCAAAAG tgcgcgttttgtAAAAAGAAGTTCCTCTCTGCATCATTTCTTCAAAGTCACATGCAGCGGCGCCACCCCGATGAGAGCGATATGC AGTTACAATCAAGCAGTGAGGAGAAATCTCAGATCCAAGCCCTGAAATTGGAGATGAACAGTCTGAAGGAGCAAATTGGTCAACAGCAACAAATATTGGAAGCCAAAGCGGCCGAG AATCAAAAGCTGCAGCGACACATGGAGGAGAGTGAGCTAC AGATGCGAGAAAGCGAGAAGAAATCTCAGATCGAAAGCCTCAAACTGGAGATTAAAAATCTGAAGGATCTTATTCAACACCAACACATCATTCAAGCAAGATCAACAGAG GATGAAAAGCAACAGTCCAAGGACAAAGACCTGCTAAAGGAATTAGATCATTTTAAagcggtagagatggtgcagatACAAGCCATTCAAAAGCTGGAGCATCAACAGAAACAGCAG GACAAAAAATGGGAGGCCAGGCTGGTGAAAATCACAACACATTATGAGTCAGAAAAGAATGac TTGCAGAAAGAGTTGAAAAGATTGCAGTCAGCCATGTCGGAGAACCAGGAGCTGAGCAAGAGGCAGCTGCAGGAGATGCGGAGGAAGATGCAAGAGAAGGAGCAAACCATCCGGGATCAGAGGGAGCAG ATACAAAATACATCTTCAAACATACCCGCTAAAGCACATAAAGTATCAG TGGTAGGAAGTGCACCAGCTCCAGAGCCTAAACCAAAGAAAGTTGTACTTG AGGAGCTCATCTCTGTTCCTCAGCTGGATCCAATACAAGAGCTGTCAGAAGAGGAGGAAG ACTTGACCACCATCCCTGAGAAGAGGCCAGTGGAGAAAAAGCCTGAACCCTTTCCAGAGAAGAAAGCCAGGGTTCCCGTCAGAAGGAACCCCAATAAGACGGAAATCAAGCGACATCTTGAGCAAGTTGTTTTGACGAAACTGGAGACAGTGGGAGTGAAGCCG GATCAGAAAAAACTGAAGACCAAAGAGCTCAGGTCAATTCTTGCTAATATACACACAAAGCAACAGAGCCTTGCAAAGAAATTTCCCGACTATTGGCACCATCGTGCGGACATACTTAACACTTTGGAGCAGCAGCTGGCCTTGAAGAAGAAGGACAGCAATCTCCAGTCTTTGGACAAATCCAGACACTCTTCTCAGG TGTTGCAGACGCGCCCTCGATCCAGTAGTCTACCCTCCAAAACATCGCAGGGCATCTCTGAAGCCGTAGCCCGACAAGCCAAGACCCCCCAACCTGCACCAAGAGTCAAGACCACCATCCAACCAAAGACGTCTACACCTAGCCATAAAACTGCTCATAAAGAACACGCTCCCAA AATGCCGCCTTTCAGCTCCTTTGTGGATTCAGAAGATGAGGATACAGACATGGAGGACACTGAGTCTCCTCAACAACAATGGGGCAAACCTTCACACGTCACAACAAATAAGCAGGAAGCAGTTCAAATCACTGCAAGAAAATCCAATTTGATCCAGGCGATGCCAGCTCCAGCTGGTCTTTCATCCTTTAATAGCCAACTTTCTGGTGGTGTGAACAAGACAGCAGCTGTCATGAAGATAGGGAATGACAACCATGATGAGATCTATGAGGATGACTTTTCcgatgtcagtgagctgcaggaGATTGACTCCAGGCAGCTCCAAAGTTTCAAAGACCAGAATGGCAACGTAGAAAAGACATCCTTCGGTAAAG aaaacaaaGTGAGTGAGTTGGCAAGGAGAATTGAGAGTCAGGTTGCAAATAAAGTGTCAAAGAAACCCGTAGGGGGCGTGAGCGTCTTGCCAGAGGCCAATGATGAGGTTCACGAGTTCTTG TCTTCAGATCTGGAGGAGAGCAGCGATGACGCCCATTCCTCTTTTGAAGACAGACAAGGAAAATCGAAACCCGCCCACAACTCCGGAACAACGGTGAGGAGCCATGACTCACCTAGCACCAGCGTGTGGGACTCCTCCACAGGAAAAGACACGTCCATAGGAAAAGCTCCAAGATCAG GTTTGACTGAAGCTGGAACGGGGAGCACCTTGAAGAGCAGTCTGTGTTACCTCAGTGACATCTGTGACTCGGAAGATTTTAATAATTAA
- the dzip1 gene encoding cilium assembly protein DZIP1 isoform X2 — protein MVRRARLDQVDSNFLGNATIENEGYLVLCDDNCLALHVEPDVNGVVYCLFQPFQDGIYYPYSSDTQGNHSSAGIPSLLNSPLSQPSVKVHSALGMAPSSAPPTILPFRFRQRRESVDWRRIHAVDIDQVISQLDVDILQEHISTVTFCSLDGERCQRCQSPVDRALIKILQLAQLTVEWLLHCQECLTLNLQAAEERLASANMQQEQLLAHLKKQEESMMEMTAELKKRNKIIRKQQTLFAPHITNSQKCAFCKKKFLSASFLQSHMQRRHPDESDMQLQSSSEEKSQIQALKLEMNSLKEQIGQQQQILEAKAAENQKLQRHMEESELQMRESEKKSQIESLKLEIKNLKDLIQHQHIIQARSTEDEKQQSKDKDLLKELDHFKAVEMVQIQAIQKLEHQQKQQDKKWEARLVKITTHYESEKNDLQKELKRLQSAMSENQELSKRQLQEMRRKMQEKEQTIRDQREQIQNTSSNIPAKAHKVSVVGSAPAPEPKPKKVVLDLTTIPEKRPVEKKPEPFPEKKARVPVRRNPNKTEIKRHLEQVVLTKLETVGVKPDQKKLKTKELRSILANIHTKQQSLAKKFPDYWHHRADILNTLEQQLALKKKDSNLQSLDKSRHSSQVLQTRPRSSSLPSKTSQGISEAVARQAKTPQPAPRVKTTIQPKTSTPSHKTAHKEHAPKMPPFSSFVDSEDEDTDMEDTESPQQQWGKPSHVTTNKQEAVQITARKSNLIQAMPAPAGLSSFNSQLSGGVNKTAAVMKIGNDNHDEIYEDDFSDVSELQEIDSRQLQSFKDQNGNVEKTSFGKENKVSELARRIESQVANKVSKKPVGGVSVLPEANDEVHEFLSSDLEESSDDAHSSFEDRQGKSKPAHNSGTTVRSHDSPSTSVWDSSTGKDTSIGKAPRSGLTEAGTGSTLKSSLCYLSDICDSEDFNN, from the exons ATGGTAAGGAGAGCTCGGCTGGATCAGGTAGATTCGAATTTCCTAGGAAACGCTACAATCGAAAATGAAGGTTACTTGGTGTTGTGTGATGATAATTGTTTAGCTTTGCATGTCGAGCCAGATGTAAATGGCGTGGTTTATTGTCTGTTTCAGCCATTTCAGGACGGCATATACTACCCTTATAGCAGTGACACCCAGGGGAATCATTCATCAGCAGGGATCCCATCTCTCCTGAATTCCCCACTCAGCCAGCCCTCCGTAAAGGTCCATTCTGCACTAGGCATGGCTCCTTCCAGTGCGCCACCCACCATACTGCCTTTCAGGTTCCGCCAGCGTAGGGAGAGTGTAGACTGGCGGCGAATCCACGCTGTAGATATTGATCAGGTGATTAGCCAACTAGATGTGGATATCCTACAGGAGCACATAAGCACCGTGACCTTCTGCAGCTTGGATGGAGAGCGGTGTCAGCGCTGTCAGAGCCCTGTGGACCGAGCGCTCATCAAGATTCTCCAGTTGGCCCAACTCACTGTCGAATGGCTCCTCCACTGTCAGGAATGTCTCACGCTCAATCTGCAAGCAGCGGAGGAGAGGTTGGCAAGTGCCAACATGCAACAGGAGCAGCTACTGGCCCACTTGAAGAAGCAGGAGGAAAGCATGATGGAGATGACGGCCGAGCTCAAGAAACGGAATAAGATTATACGCAAACAGCAAACCCTGTTTGCTCCACATATCACCAACAGTCAAAAG tgcgcgttttgtAAAAAGAAGTTCCTCTCTGCATCATTTCTTCAAAGTCACATGCAGCGGCGCCACCCCGATGAGAGCGATATGC AGTTACAATCAAGCAGTGAGGAGAAATCTCAGATCCAAGCCCTGAAATTGGAGATGAACAGTCTGAAGGAGCAAATTGGTCAACAGCAACAAATATTGGAAGCCAAAGCGGCCGAG AATCAAAAGCTGCAGCGACACATGGAGGAGAGTGAGCTAC AGATGCGAGAAAGCGAGAAGAAATCTCAGATCGAAAGCCTCAAACTGGAGATTAAAAATCTGAAGGATCTTATTCAACACCAACACATCATTCAAGCAAGATCAACAGAG GATGAAAAGCAACAGTCCAAGGACAAAGACCTGCTAAAGGAATTAGATCATTTTAAagcggtagagatggtgcagatACAAGCCATTCAAAAGCTGGAGCATCAACAGAAACAGCAG GACAAAAAATGGGAGGCCAGGCTGGTGAAAATCACAACACATTATGAGTCAGAAAAGAATGac TTGCAGAAAGAGTTGAAAAGATTGCAGTCAGCCATGTCGGAGAACCAGGAGCTGAGCAAGAGGCAGCTGCAGGAGATGCGGAGGAAGATGCAAGAGAAGGAGCAAACCATCCGGGATCAGAGGGAGCAG ATACAAAATACATCTTCAAACATACCCGCTAAAGCACATAAAGTATCAG TGGTAGGAAGTGCACCAGCTCCAGAGCCTAAACCAAAGAAAGTTGTACTTG ACTTGACCACCATCCCTGAGAAGAGGCCAGTGGAGAAAAAGCCTGAACCCTTTCCAGAGAAGAAAGCCAGGGTTCCCGTCAGAAGGAACCCCAATAAGACGGAAATCAAGCGACATCTTGAGCAAGTTGTTTTGACGAAACTGGAGACAGTGGGAGTGAAGCCG GATCAGAAAAAACTGAAGACCAAAGAGCTCAGGTCAATTCTTGCTAATATACACACAAAGCAACAGAGCCTTGCAAAGAAATTTCCCGACTATTGGCACCATCGTGCGGACATACTTAACACTTTGGAGCAGCAGCTGGCCTTGAAGAAGAAGGACAGCAATCTCCAGTCTTTGGACAAATCCAGACACTCTTCTCAGG TGTTGCAGACGCGCCCTCGATCCAGTAGTCTACCCTCCAAAACATCGCAGGGCATCTCTGAAGCCGTAGCCCGACAAGCCAAGACCCCCCAACCTGCACCAAGAGTCAAGACCACCATCCAACCAAAGACGTCTACACCTAGCCATAAAACTGCTCATAAAGAACACGCTCCCAA AATGCCGCCTTTCAGCTCCTTTGTGGATTCAGAAGATGAGGATACAGACATGGAGGACACTGAGTCTCCTCAACAACAATGGGGCAAACCTTCACACGTCACAACAAATAAGCAGGAAGCAGTTCAAATCACTGCAAGAAAATCCAATTTGATCCAGGCGATGCCAGCTCCAGCTGGTCTTTCATCCTTTAATAGCCAACTTTCTGGTGGTGTGAACAAGACAGCAGCTGTCATGAAGATAGGGAATGACAACCATGATGAGATCTATGAGGATGACTTTTCcgatgtcagtgagctgcaggaGATTGACTCCAGGCAGCTCCAAAGTTTCAAAGACCAGAATGGCAACGTAGAAAAGACATCCTTCGGTAAAG aaaacaaaGTGAGTGAGTTGGCAAGGAGAATTGAGAGTCAGGTTGCAAATAAAGTGTCAAAGAAACCCGTAGGGGGCGTGAGCGTCTTGCCAGAGGCCAATGATGAGGTTCACGAGTTCTTG TCTTCAGATCTGGAGGAGAGCAGCGATGACGCCCATTCCTCTTTTGAAGACAGACAAGGAAAATCGAAACCCGCCCACAACTCCGGAACAACGGTGAGGAGCCATGACTCACCTAGCACCAGCGTGTGGGACTCCTCCACAGGAAAAGACACGTCCATAGGAAAAGCTCCAAGATCAG GTTTGACTGAAGCTGGAACGGGGAGCACCTTGAAGAGCAGTCTGTGTTACCTCAGTGACATCTGTGACTCGGAAGATTTTAATAATTAA